ACATTATCAACAGTCCTATGACAACTCAATGAGCACTAATACAGGGTAACCCTAAACTTTTCATGCCCATTTTGCAGCTACACCTGGAAAATTTATGCACAGAAGTTGATAAATTTGGCTGCTGTGTATAATTTCTGGAAATACATATCAAAGCGTGAAAGCCGCCAGACTCAACGCTATATGGAATTGTTTTACATACTCAAGTACAGAAAATTAGTAAGTGATACCATAAAGAAGTGTATAAAAAATCTATTTACTTGATGAGTTTTGTTGGTCTATAGATCGAGACATGGTTTTACATTTTTCTCTACATGTGTGGAAATGCCATTCAAATGGTATCAGAATACTTCTGTAGTAGACTCCATATGAATTAATGTACAAATTGATAAGGAAGATGAGTCCACTGACATTTTAGTGTCTTAGATCAGTTGATTAATTTTCTACTTAAATATTTGCCTTTAACGAGAAAAGATCTAAAATCATATATATCGTGTATTATATAAGCAAAGTGTAATGTTCTTTTAACTCTGTTCTTGTATACAGGTCAAAAATGTTCCTATATATACAGACGAACAGCAGACCCAAAAACCAGTGGAAGGAATAAAACCAACACAAGAAGAATACAAATCTAAAAGGTTTACTCTttgtttttctttgattttgaaAGAAGCAATATCTGTGATGTATTTAAGCCTTTCCAGTAATATTTGTTTGTATTATTGGAGAATAGTAACAAACTGTTTGAAAATGTTTCTGTGCGAGAATAAATTAGAATGCAATGTCCCTTGAGTAGCTTTCAAAGAGCACTAAGACAAAGCAAGTTTTGGTGGATTGGTAAAAATGAATGGAAGAATACTCTTCAAACTAACTCAAGCCACTTCAGTGCACCATTCTCATTTCAAACAAGATGCCAAGATCCACTGAACTTACTGTGCTCATATCAAATCTAATAATTCTTCTTAGCATCTAAAGATTAAATTCTTCAAAGATATGAATCAATATAAATTATGTTGATCAGTTGAACTACATGAAAGACATTCATTGTTTCATGCAAATAAACTTTAATAAGATTCACACACACCAAAGACAATCTTTGCAATGGATATACTAGCACTCCATTAAAATGCAGCAactaaaattgtttataaatagattCATTTACAGCTTTTTCTCTTATTGAATGACTATTTAGCACTGAATTTAATAGATAGGCCATGAATACGGTCAAGAGTTCAGAATTTATTTGTCTAGTATCAGAGATACAGGTAACCAATGATTTGTAATCAGGATGTTGCTTTATACTAGCAACATTTTTACGTGTGAAAAATTTCTATTGAGATATTTGTATTCATATATTACGCATGCTAATTCTTGGTATATGTTTTTCAATGTGACAtacagtcaagttggtggccaatcACGAATTAAGAGGTAAATATCTAACTACAAAAAACGTAATATCAGAAAGATGTTTCTATAAAAGGAACTGATGAGTTCTTTTGGCTTATAACAGGGTTCTGACAAAATACTTCTGTTCAAATGGAATACCAAAAGGATCCGATGATTCACCTTTGAAGGAAGAAAAACATACTTGATCATATGGCATCTGTGCCACTAGATTTTATCTGGAATTTTTCTAAAAAAGCTGGGTTAAGGTTACTTTTCTTGATGTAAAATATTATTGGGTGTGTGAGTTTTTCCCATTAAGGATAAAATTAAACTAAGAGGTTTTGAAACACAAAGATTGCCTCATATATGATATATTTATCATCATAAGGCACATGCAAAGTGCATATTGttatctattttttctttcagtATGATAAGCAAAATTTgaattgtatttcatttttttaattattaaataaaatttttataATATTTGAGATTAAAAAATTTTATTCATCTATTTTCCATTTTCAGTGATCAACTTTTGttggaaaaaaaattgtattttctttcaaagctatcactttcagaaaaaaaaaaatgcatgtttCTTATGATAATTGTAAGAAAATAAACTCACCTTTATATGAAAGCATGCTGAAACCACTTCAACATCCTCAACTTCCTATCCTTTTCAAATTTCATGTTATGTTAAATTCTAAAGTACACTATGAGCAGGTTTGAGAGACATTTGAGACCTTTTTAAGAAAAGTTAACCACATTAGTTGGAGGATCAGTAGATTACCCTTGATTCGGGCAACATTGCTCATATAGAGAACTATATTTCTAAGTTCGAGCAGCTCCATCTGCAACTCTCATATTGTGGCAGGCAATAAtcagatcatcatcatcattctttcAAAGCTGCGAAGACCCTTTTCTGTTTTTGTCTCTTCCTTCTACTCTGCCAAAGATGCATTTGGTGCCAATTATGTAATGCctccttttgatattttttgtgagCAACTAATCCATTGGCAAGATAAATCGTTGACATTGATAGCCGTGAGCCCACGAACAAAGGCTTGGATTCAAAGTCAAGCAAAGCTTCCAAGATTACTCCAAAGCAAGATGGAAGATCTAACTGATAGAAAGACAACACAGGCTTAATATTTGCTTCCAGTACATTTTACGCATTCAATAGAGCTCCCAGGGCTTTAATAAATTTCCATTCAGAAGAAACAGCTGGTGACAAACAAAAAACTCCAAAAAGATACCTTCAATAGCATTACTCTAAATGTGATTGCACAGGACAAATATCTTCTTGTCCAGTTGTATATGTACAAATCGCTGAACTGGGCGACAAACGGTAATTCTAATCTGAGAGGAGAAAGTAACAGACCAACATAACTCGCTTATGCAAAGGTTCTTATGAGATTAATAACTTATCAATGTGGCAATCAAGAAAGTATCATATATGCAATCGCATGACAAAACTACATAACTCTCTTATGCAAGGACTACAATGAGCTTGATTATCTTATCAATGAGACAGTCAAGAAAGAATTATTCAAGTAATGTTCCTCAACATGGGAGACGAAATCTCATGTGAATAAAAAACATGATTATGTCTCCCACAACTAGAAATGTTTCGTAGAAGCTGTCATGTACCAACAGAATTTTCCAATGCATTGTATTTCAGAGTACCGAACTGCTTCAATACCTCACCTATCATGTTTCAAATATACCCAGCATCAAGTATTAAATGAAATTTGTATCCCATAGCTTGGAAATAGTCCATTATGTTCCAAAACTGTATTTTAGGACACATCATGAGGGTTAAACACTAACTTCTAGACCGCTTTCAAATTTGAGAATTATGTAGCTATGCTAGCAACTTCTAAAACAAGAATTGCAGTAGTCTAGACTCACAAGCTCACAAGAGATAATTTTGGTTTGAAGAGATAGATTGTGAGTGCAAAGGAATTAACATAATATCATTTGGTCTAATTACCTAAGGTTGGCAATTACACTAACACAAGTAGGGACATATCATTGCTCCTCTAATGGATTCACTGACCCTAAAATACCATCGACTAAGTCAAACTCACTTCAGTTGTAAAGAGCACTGACAAATTTTGTTAAGGGCAGGCACATCTCGAGCCAATCCACTCTTCAAGTAATCTTTGTAAATCTGATGAGCCTCATCTACTTTATTGTCCCTCGTCAAACCATCAATTAGATATCTATATGTGAGCGCATCTGGAGCGACACCATCCTGCAACATTTGTTGAAAAAGCCTCTCAGCCTCCTCAACCTCCCCCACCTTTGAAAACTTCATGATGAGAATATTATAAGTTTGGGCATTTGGGTGGCAACCTTCCCTAAACATTTCATCCCAAAGCCTTCTAGCTGGACGCAACAGATCAGCTTTGCAGCAAGCATCCATCAAAGTATTATAGCTTTCAACATTAGGATAGAGTTCATTATTCCTCATTATTTCAAAAAACTTGTAAGCTTCCCTTACTTTCCCACTCTTACAGAGTGAAAAAAGCATGAAATTGTAAGTGGCTGTGTCTTTAATTAATCCCTTTCCAGCAAATTCTTGAAACAACTCCCAAATCTTATCCACTTTCCTACTATTGCAAAGACCCTGAACTAAATTGCAAAGAGTAAGGCTGTTAGGAATATGGCCAGTAGCTACCATTGCCTGAAGAAGTTCCAATGCGGTATCTGCATCAATGCTGGAAAGTGACCCAATAAGGACATTAAAAACATCTTCCTCCAAAGGAAAGTTTGCTCTTCTAATCAACCGTGCTATATCATGGGCCTCCTTAATTCTTTTCTCGGCAACAAGTTCAAATATAAACTCCTTATACTCATGCGCATGAGGAGCTACGCTCAGCTTCCTCTTCTGCTTCAACACCCTCTGAGCCTCATCAAATCTATGTAAATCCCTGAGAGCTTCAACTACAATTTGATACGCAACAAAATCAGGCTTACAGTTTCTAGCCCTCAATTCCTCCAACACCCACCAAGCTTCATCAATCCTAGACCCCTGGCAGAGTCCATGAATCACCAATGTAGCAACAATTGAGCCCCTAAAACATGGAACATGGATTCCTTTGGCACTATCTATGATTTCCAGAGTCCTTTTAATGTCTCCTGACCTACAGAATCCCCCAATGAAGATCCCAAACCCAACTGCACTGACCATTACACCCTCGGACCTCATTTCAAAATACAACTCCTGAGCCAAATCAATATGCCCATCTGAAGCAATGCTGCTCAACAAAGAATTATAAAGACCCGCGTCCAATCTATGCCCCAAACTCTTCATTTCTCTGTAAGCTCTATATGCATCTAAACTCTTTTTGGCCTGTTGTATCTGGGCCTTGACAATTGAAGTATAAATGGATGTTGTCAACTCCAGCTTTTGTAGTTTCATTTGTTTTACAACTTTTTCTATTGTTCTGAATTGCTTTGCATTTCTAAGGGATTGAATTAAAGCTTCATAAGAAGCAGAGTTGTGAGAATAACCTGATTGTTGAGCAGCCCAGTTGAAGAAGCCAAGGGCCAGTTCATGGTGGTTTTGGAGGCCTGGATTGATGACTTGGGCTACCAGAGACGGGTGAAGAAGACTCCTGCAGCCCAGTCTGTGGAGGGTCTGTTCTACCAAGGAGTCCCAGCTGCCATTGCTGGATTTGATCAGGGCTTTGCATACTGTGTCCGCACTTATGTTGGGTTTCATTGCTTAGCGTCTAAATCTACTCGGCTTTTAAGTGACTGAATCTTAAAAGTTCAAACCTGGGTAGAAACGAACCCTTAAGGCTTTCGACGCCTACAAAACTAATGTAATATGCTATTTAATTTCTCCTGTGgaggaaaatgaaaaaaaaactataGTTGTTAGATTTTATGAGTAAAGTGTCAAACCATTGAAATAGAGAAAATTGCTTTTGCATGCTCTCCTCTTTTAAATATTGGGTTTGTTTTAATGTAACTTTTtaagttttatatttttattatataaattatgtttatgatatcataatatcttcattttattATCAATTCATCTTTCAAATCTCTAAATTTTCATCAATAATATCTTTATTTCATCACCAGCTCACTTTCAATAATGATTTTGATCTCTAAATTTTTCATCAATCGTCTTTGCTTAAATTCATAAATGTGCATTGGACCAAGGTCATTTCTACATATGTTGATGTATAtaactttaaaaaatttaaatag
The nucleotide sequence above comes from Cryptomeria japonica chromosome 11, Sugi_1.0, whole genome shotgun sequence. Encoded proteins:
- the LOC131042526 gene encoding pentatricopeptide repeat-containing protein At5g14080; this translates as MKPNISADTVCKALIKSSNGSWDSLVEQTLHRLGCRSLLHPSLVAQVINPGLQNHHELALGFFNWAAQQSGYSHNSASYEALIQSLRNAKQFRTIEKVVKQMKLQKLELTTSIYTSIVKAQIQQAKKSLDAYRAYREMKSLGHRLDAGLYNSLLSSIASDGHIDLAQELYFEMRSEGVMVSAVGFGIFIGGFCRSGDIKRTLEIIDSAKGIHVPCFRGSIVATLVIHGLCQGSRIDEAWWVLEELRARNCKPDFVAYQIVVEALRDLHRFDEAQRVLKQKRKLSVAPHAHEYKEFIFELVAEKRIKEAHDIARLIRRANFPLEEDVFNVLIGSLSSIDADTALELLQAMVATGHIPNSLTLCNLVQGLCNSRKVDKIWELFQEFAGKGLIKDTATYNFMLFSLCKSGKVREAYKFFEIMRNNELYPNVESYNTLMDACCKADLLRPARRLWDEMFREGCHPNAQTYNILIMKFSKVGEVEEAERLFQQMLQDGVAPDALTYRYLIDGLTRDNKVDEAHQIYKDYLKSGLARDVPALNKICQCSLQLK